A window of the Brassica napus cultivar Da-Ae chromosome C5, Da-Ae, whole genome shotgun sequence genome harbors these coding sequences:
- the LOC125587212 gene encoding uncharacterized protein LOC125587212 translates to MRMRFFCNVLPMDACHILLGHPWQFDKRAVHDGFTNQHSFDHKGKKITLVPLSPLEVHQDQVQLKKNRDQEPKPDEPDSSQRNSNFIIKQSQVKRSLNSQKPFLLLVYKESFMASPSPDLAPEIPNENPKGLPPVQGIEHQIDFVLGASLPNRPAYITKPVETKELQKQIGDLLEKGYIRESLSPCAVPVLLVPIKDGSWCMCVDCRAINNITVKYRHPIPRLDDMLDELHDHVVFLGFVVGADVLRVDEEKIKAIRDWPSPTIVGEVRSFHGLAGFYRRFVQNFSTIAAPLTEVIKKNVGFKWEQAQEEDRKPIAYFSEKLGGATLNYPTFDQELYALVRAPQTWQHYLWPKEFVIHTDLQSLKHLNGQ, encoded by the exons ATGAGGATGAGGTTTTTTTGCAACGTTCTTCCTATGGACGCTTGTCACATCCTTCTGGGCCATCCATGGCAGTTTGACAAGAGAGCCGTGCACGATGGCTTCACAAACCAACACTCCTTTGACCAtaaaggaaagaagatcacACTAGTGCCTTTGTCTCCATTAGAGGTTCACCAAGATCAGGTCCAACTCAAGAAGAACCGCGACCAGGAACCTAAGCCGGACGAGCCTGACTCATCTCAACGAAACTCCAACTTCATCATAAAACAAAGTCAGGTTAAAAGGTCTCTTAActctcaaaagccatttcttttacttgtgtataAAGAATCTTTTATGGCTTCACCTTCCCCTGaccttgcaccggagattcCGA ATGAGAATCCTAAGGGATTGCCACCAGTGCAAGGCATAGAACATCAGATCGATTTTGTTCTGGGAGCCTCTCTACCGAACCGGCCAGCCTATATAACCAAACCAGTGGAGACCAAAGAACTTCAGAAGCAGATTGGTGATCTTCTGGAGAAAGGTTACATCAGGGAGAGCCTCAGCCCTTGTGCCGTGCCTGTCCTCTTAGTGCCCATAAAGGACGGATCTTGGTGCATGTGTGTAGACTGCcgtgccatcaacaacataacggTAAAGTATAGGCATCCCATTCCTAGGCTTGATGACATGTtagatgaattgcatg ATCACGTGGTGTTCTTAGGCTTTGTTGTAGGTGCTGATGTACTTAGGGTGGACGAGGAGAAGATCAAAGCCATCCGAGATTGGCCGAGTCCAACGATCGTGGGTgaagtaaggagttttcatGGTCTAGCCGGCTTCTACAGACGATTCGTCCAGAACTTCAGTACCATAGCCGCTCCACTtactgaggtgatcaagaagaacgttGGGTTCAAGTGGGAACAAGCTCAAGAAGAG GATAGGAAACCcattgcttacttcagtgagaagctagGAGGAGCCACGCTCAACTACCCCACTTTTGACCAGGAGTTGTATGCTTTGGTAAGGGCTCCTCAAACATGGCAGCACTATCTTTGGCCAAAAGAGTTTGTGATCCACACGGATCTTCAGTCCTTGAAACACCTTAACGGCCAATAG